A window of Gossypium raimondii isolate GPD5lz chromosome 7, ASM2569854v1, whole genome shotgun sequence genomic DNA:
tttcttttcttttttcttcattgaGTGCAGCAACCTGAGCTTCtgaaattaaatgaagaaatggctcgtataaattcaaaaatcaagAGTAACCGAAAGGagcttgaaagaaaaaaagaagaaaggaggAAACATGGTGATGATATAAAAGAATTACAGAAAGGCATACAAGATCTGACTGCAAAGTTGGAAGCGTTAAATGAAAAAAGTCGCGATGGCACAGGGAAACTCCCTTTGCTTGATAGTCAACTTACCGAGTATTTCCAAATGTAAGATCTTTTGGGTTCCTTATGAAGACATGGTTCTCTAGTTTCATTGCTTGCATGGATTTTGTTGTGGTTGAAATATCAAATACCTGTTTTCTCTCTAATTCAACCTTAGAATTGGCTATTGTTCTTGAATTCTGGTTCTTTTATATGTTTGACTGTTTCAGTTTCATTCTCCATCTACTTCTTCTGGGTTATCCTCAATGTATTCTTTTCCTTCCTTCTCGTAGCACatttcattaaagaaaatttgcCATCTACCTCTGTTTCCAGGGCATCGCTTGATTTTTCTGTTATGAGTAATTGTAATGATTTAACTGGTTCTCTGCAGGTTGGAGTTggatatttttctttcttccatgATTTCAAATTTCCTACAAACTCTTATAAATAGGATTAATCAgtcattggttaacttgtttgaattattaaaacCCCTTTTCCAAGGGGCCATTGTAGTTATACcttgcaattttttttccttcaaccTCATTAAATGGTTGGTgatgcataattttatatatttctcaaATAAACTTCATAAGTTAGACGTGAATCTGTTCAAAGCCTGAAAAGTTTCTGTATACTGACACAATATCGGAATCTTGACATTCAGTAAGGAGGATGCTGGGATGAAAACTGCTAAGTTAAGAGATGAGAAGGAGCTTCTTGATAGGCAACAACATACTGATATTGAAGCTCaaaaaaatttggaagaaaatctcCAACAGTTGAGAAATAGGGAGCAAGAGTTGGAAGCACAGGAAGACCAAATGCGAACTAGACTGAAGAAGATTCTTGATACCTCTGCTAAACAGAAGGATGAGCTTGCAGAATTGAAAAAGGAACTACGAGAAATGCAAGATAGACACCAGAAGTCCAGGTTATTGAAGttgatgataaattaatttggtgCATAGGTCACATTCCTATGTGTTTTCTGTTGCCtgtttttgtgtttattttttgtaCCTGGAATCTTGAAATGTCTTGTCCCTAAGCTGCTTTTCTTCCCTCTTTAAATTTTGACATGCAGATCTAAGCATGAGAACCTCAAGTCCAAAATTGCTGAAATAGAAAATCAGTTACGTGAGCTGAAGGCTGATCGACATGAAAATGAAAGGGATGCTAGGTTGTCTCAAGCTGTTGAGACTCTGAAACGCCTCTTTCAAGGTGTTCATGGTCGCATGACTGATCTTTGTAGACCAACACAGAAGAAGTACAACCTTGCAGTCACTGTTGCCATGGGCAGATTTATGGATGCTGTTGTCGTAGAGGATGAAAATACCGGAAAGGAATGTATTAAGGTCTGCTAATTTGCTGTGTTCTCTAGTAATCTTCacatttttctagattttgcTATTAACAACTTCAAATATTTGCATGCAAGTATTTAGATCCTTCTTGAACTGTACAGAGATGCGTGAGCGATAATATATATGATTGCTTTCATGTGATGAAAGTCATTCACCTGTCTGGCTTCTTGTTCTTTTTGTTGATAAAAAGGGATGATACCTTCTTATTTTTGGCAATCTTTTGATAATGAAAGATGTATGGTACATATTTGGAAATAGAACATCCTTTTATGCATCTATAAGAAAATTGACAGGGGCGCCATCATTGCAGAGGAATGACTCCACATAACAAGAGGCATAATGAAGTATGCATTattattaatcattttgagcCCATGCATACTGGTTGGATATTTTTGTTATGCAACGGAGTATACTTTCACTTCTTCCTTGTACCTCAATTTTGAGTTGAAATGATAAGAATGAAAAGAAGTtggataatttaaatttgaaattgctTTCGTGCATTGATGATTGATGCTTTTATAGAATTGGCTCCTTTACTTTTACCCTTTTGTATGTTTTCTATGAGTGTAAGAAAGcagagaaaattgaaaaagttgtTGGGTTTGTGATATAGTCATAACCATATGTTTGCAATTGCTAggcttttgttttggtttggttattttTGGAATATTTGCTATTGTTCTGGTATAAGTCTGTTCTTGTTTGTCCTTTCAGTGTTCAATTTGATTGGAGTTGGTTAACACTTATATTTAAGCAAAGTGGTGGTTTGAGCATTTCTTATTGTTCTTTACAGTATTTGAAAGAGCAAAGGCTTCCTCCTCAGACTTTCATTCCTCTTCAATCAGTGCGTGTTAAGCCAATCATTGAAAGGTTGCGCACCTTAGGTGGCACAGCGAAGCTTATCTTTGATGTGATCCAATATCCTTTTCTGAAGCTTGTATTAGTTTTTCTGTAATTATCTGAGAAATATTTCTACATGCCATCCTGCTTTACAATTTAGAAACAACTTCatattgttttatctttttttatggTTGCAGAACACTCCATGCCACTGGGGTTCTGCTctttatttgtttctcttcctCAATGGGATAATGCCCTAGTCTGTTCTATTTTGTCTTATATCAGTAAAAGTGAAAAACTATATCTCTATTAGAgaatgtgaaagaaaaaaattgaaaaggaaaatgagcAGCCATATGCCTATGCATTTTGTGCACTTAACATTCATAAATTTGACCCTGCTTTGGAGAAGGCAGTTCTTTTTGCTGTTGGGAATACTCTAGTTTGTGATGATCTTGAAGAAGCCAAGGTTCTTAGCTGGACTGGAGAGAGGTTTAAAGGTGGATCTTTAATATCCTTTTTCATTTAGTACTTCTTGATCCTCTCTatagaacaaaatattaatcTATAAATTTGGATTCTTGCTTTAGTTGTAACTGTTGATGGGATTCTACTCTCAAAGTCCGGCACAATGACTGGTGGTACAAGTGGTGGAATGGAAGCTAGGTCGAATAAATGGGATGATAAGAAAATTGAAGGTTGGTTTCATGCTTAACTTTTCCAAGCCttttcattatataattaaCTGTTATTCTTTCAcaggtttaaaaaaaaagaaggaacaATTTGAATCAGAGCTGGAAGAGCTTGGATCAATTAGAGAGATGCAGCTAAAGGAGTCTGAAACATCTGGGAGAATTAGtggacttgaaaagaaaatccaATATGCTGACATTGAGAAGGTAGCTTGACCATCTAATATATAAACGGCTCCCCTTATGCATTTTAAAGGAATGCCTTTCtttaaagggaaaaatgtttcTATAAAGGTGGTGTTTGAAGTTTGTGTAGTTGCCATTCTTCtctatatatagttttaaataagAGATAATTCTTTTTGATCCATCAGGAGCATCATGGCTTGTTAGTTCTGTTGATTTCAttggtaaatttattttcattttttgttttgggaAAGTAATATATGCAGTTTATGGTCGATAGCTGACAGTATTTAATCTGAACCATAATGGATTCTTTAAATGATTTCTTGATTGTGCTGATAAGCAAGTGCTTATTAATCCTTTATTTACAACTGATCTCTATGATAGATGCAACATAAATGTTTTTGTTGCAGAAAAGCATAGAAGACAAGCTTAAAAACTTGAAGCAGGAGAAGAAGAATATTAAGGATAGGATTGGACATATAACTCCTGAGATTCAAAAGGTGATTTATGATGGCAATTGTGTTTTTCTCTTTGGTATTATGTTGCTTCTCTTGTACTGTACATATAACTCCTGAGATTCAAAAGGTTATTTATGATGGCAATTGTGCTTTTCTCTTTGGTATTATGTTGCTTCTCTTATATGGTTTAATTGCTGGCAGTTAAAAGATGTGAGTGATAAAAGGAGCAAAGACATCATGAAGCTGGAGAAGAGGATTAATGAAATTGTTGATCGACTCTTCAAAAGTTTTAGTCAGTCTGTAGGGGTGGCAAACATCCGTGAGTATGAAGAAAATCAGCTCAAGGCTGCCCAGAATATGGCAGAAGAGAGGCTTAGCTTGAGTAATCAACTTGCAAAGTTGAAGTATCAGTATGTTTTCCTTCTCTCCATCTATTTGTCTCTATTATAAGTGTTTCCATTGGTgtaatatatgtttatttgctGATTGAAACCTCTTGATCAACCAAAGTGTACTctgtgaaaatatttatgatgcCTTCTTATATGGGTATTTCAATTTTAGTAGTCTTCTTACATTTTCCTTTACATAATGGCCAGTGGAGGGTTTTCATGTCTGTTTGATGTAAAAAGTCGTAGCATACTGAATTTCAGATTCCATATGAATTTATAACTTCAGCTTAAGTTAGCACCAGTTAGTTGTCATCCTCTACTATGCCATTGTGCATGAAAGTGGTAATACTGTAGACCTTCATGAACTAATTTTACATGGTAAATGATGTTAAGAAAGGAAGAAGACACAGCTTTGATACATTTTTTTACCAAAAGAATAGGGTAGTACCATAGTAGTTGCATCACTTCATTGGCATACAAATCCTTTTTTCTGTGGTCAAATGTTTGAAATCACTTTGTTATATCAGCTTTTTGGATGAATTGTGAATGTATAATCTCCTAAAAATGCTCCTTTAATGCCTTGTAGAGTGAAGAGACACTAAACCTTGAGTAgatatgaactaattttttgCTGTAATACTGGTTATGCTGAATTGGCTAAGAAGTGGCCCTAAAGAAAGGTGAATcctttatgaaaaaaaaaaaattactgacATTTAGTGACTAATAGATGCTAGGCAATTCCTTAAATAGGATTATGGCATTTGGTTTTGGTGGGCATACTGCTGAATTATGTATATGTCTGGTTTGCCTGTGATTATGATGATAGCATCTTGTTCTGTTTTTGAGACTTTGATGAGAATCTAATGAAAAGTAAGAgtgaaaattttcctttttgctgCTTTACAAGGTTTCAACCTTTTATTGTCTATGGTATAACATTATTACATCCGGAAACTTGTAGATATACCAAATGTAGCTTGTCATTACACCTTATTCTAGTAAGTActttcatttcaaaatcataCCACAAAACTGCTCTACGGCAGTGCAACAGCTGATTGACATGTACCGTTCTTTCTTACTTTCAGGTTGGAGTATGAGCGTAAACGAGATGtagattcaagaattaagaagcTGGAATCTTCTATCAGTTCCttggaaaatgatttaaaacTGGTTCACAAAAAAGAGGCTGAAGTCAAGTTGGCAACAGAAAAGGCTTCTGAAGATATCAATCGGTGGAAGGAAGAAGTGAAGGGTATCGTTTTATCTATTCATTCATTGTGCatctatttttttgttgagtaaattaatcCTTTCAATGATTCTTGTatggaaataatttttttggtcacAAACCCCTATAGTTAATCATGTTTCAGTAAATTGATATTTGGATCTAATAATTTACTTTTGTAGATCATGATGTGCCATGTTTTAAAGTGACTCAATCTCTGGCATGTTATTCAGTAGCCATTGCATACATATAGAAAACCTTAGTTTCAGCTGTGTACTGGCTGTAGTCTGACATGCATGATGTCCGTTAATTGATTATCCTACCCAGCAGTTCAGTTTATGAAAGCTGACCTGACATTGAACTGAGAGTGGTGGAAGGGACTTCTTAGACTTCCTAACTTGATTCTCAATAACTgtgtttcttttaaaagttttctaatATAGTTTAAGTTTATTAGAATTATGAAGTGAAACTGGTAACATTCAAACATTGTATATGGTTGCTGATGGTTTTTTGTCCATTTgaatttctgaaaatattaGAGTTCTGATTGCAACTTTCTTTTGGTTCAGTTATACTGCTTGTCTCCCTTAATTTCTTCAGAACAACTCTGCTATGGTTCATTGTGTATAATTTGACGTCTTTCTGTTTCTGTTTTGCTAGAGTGGAAATCCAAGTCAGAAGACTGTGAGAAGGAAATTCAGGAATGGAAGAAGCAGGCTTCTGCTGCTACGACATCCATATCCAAACTTAATCGCCAAATAAATTCTAAGGTCCAAAgctattttcttttcctcctaACAATCAGGTTTTCTAATATTTGGATATGTcaaatgttgaataaattgCCTATGCATTCTTAATTTTACAGGAGACTCAGATTAATCAGCTGGATGAATGGAAGGGGGAAATCATTGAAAAGTGTGACTTAGAGCACATTGAGCTTCCTCTCATTGCAGACCCAATGGAAACTGAATCTTCAAATGGGAAGGAGTTTGATTTTAGTCAGTTAAATCGATCTCTTCTGCAGGATCGAAGGCCTTCTGATAGGGAGAAGCTTGAGGCagaattcaaacaaaaaattgatGCTCTAGTGtctgaaattgaaagaactgCTCCCAATTTGAAGGCTCTTGACCAATATAAGACTCTTCAAGAGAAGGAAAGAGATGTAACTGAAGAGTTTGAATTAGCCAGAAAAGAGGAGAAGCAAGTAGCTGATGAATACAATTCAGTTAAGCAGAAGAGGTATCATTATTGTGTTGCAACAACTCTGATCTTGGTAACAtagagaaataaattaaataaagaataaatggtatttgaaatgattaaacCTAGGTGGTCTAAGAATGTATGTGATGGCACTGTTATATTGATTTCTTGATTGCAACTGAGGCAATGGCTTATCACTGACAGTTGGATCTCGTAATGGTTTTGGAAAGCTGATTTGCCTGCAATATTATTTATATGCATCTGTAAGGGAAAAGGGTTCCCTTTCCAGACATTTTGAGACTTAGTTGCTTGACCCTTTTCTTAATGATTATGCAGATATGAGTTGTTCATGGATGCTTTCAACCACATTTCTAGTAATATCGATAGGATTTACAAACAGCTAACAAAGAGTGGTACGCATCCGTTGGGTGGGACAGCATATTTGAACTTGGAAAATGAGGATGATCCTTTTCTACACGGTATCAAATACACAGCTATGCCACCAACAAAGCGCTTCAGGGATATGGAACAACTATCTGGTGGAGAAAAAACAGTTGCAGCACTTGCTCTACTCTTCTCCATCCACAGGTACACCTGAcagatttatattattcattctTTCCTTTATCAACTGTTGGTTGAATCTGTTGCCAGTGCTGCAGTGGGTTTAATAATGGTAGGAAAGATTACGAATGGATTTTCCTAATACTAGAATGCCTGGATATTCCTTTAACATCTTATGAGAAGATCTGATGGACTAAGTTCcttggaaaaatattttctgtatATGAGCTAATGTTGGTTCTCTTTATACATGTGTGGGTCAGCTACAAGCCTTCACCCTTTTTCATATTGGATGAAGTGGATGCTGCATTGGATAATCTAAACGTTGCAAAGGTAGCTGGATTCATCCGTTCAAAATCATGTGATGGAGCAAGGACTACCCAGGACAGTGAAATTGGAAGCGGTTTCCAAAGTATAGTGATATCACTTAAAGATAGCTTTTATGACAAGGCCGAGGCTTTGGTTGGGGTTTATCGGGATTCAGAGAGGAGGTAAAGTTGTTGAGACCACACCTTGTTTTTCTTGAATCCAGTAAAATTACATGTTAATCTGGTCTAATCCaccaaacataaacaacaatttataataccttctcctttttctttttttaaacagCTGCTCGAGAACTTTAACTTTTGACTTGACCAAATACCGAGAGTCATGAAGGAAAATACAGGTTGAATAATCTGTGGTGTAGATTAACTTTGTTTACTACGATCGTGAAAATATACTTGTATATACTATGATTGATTCTCATAACCAAATGCTAATTAGTTAATCTTTGAGGTTATTTGTATCTGAACAAAACTGTATGAGCAGTTAAAGTTAGAGACTACACATCTATAATCATTTCAGGTTGGTCAAGGTGTTTACCAATCATTATTAGGGTATTGAGTGTTTCCGAACTAAAAATTGGGCTTGCCCCAATTTCTCTGGATATgctatttttatgtttttttaaatgatgatgatagtatttagtatatttttaaatggtttttgtaaatatgattatttaatcaGATTTACAAGGGTTTActaaatatgttttatgataaataaaacgagtaaaatttggaaaataaaatagtttattgacaattgtttcaattttatttgtgGTTTATTCTTGTTTTGTCATTATATTTCTGCATGCAAACGTCCATTTCCTTTTTAgttgtgtaaaaaaaaagaaaaagaaaagaaagaaacctgTTTGTTTTACCTATAATCAAGTATATGAAGCCTGGCAATTAACAGTCTGAAAAACCTGAGCCCATGCATTATTCCCCTGAAGGTGCTGTTGACGTAAATTTGGAGGTAGCCAGATACAAGATGGTTGGTTGGGGAAAAGCTCATCTTGGGTTTAAAAGCTTGAACAGaatcatcttttttatttgaatctTTCATCCAATCGTGATTCTTGCAAGCAAAAACCAGGGGGAAGAACAGGGGTAAGATTCAGGACCAAAACATGGAGCTTCGTATTCATGAAGGTAATGAGAAAGAACATGAAGAGAACTATGAAGAACCTCTTTTGGATCATGAAGatgaaaaactaataaaaagGGCTCTCATTGACTTCAAGTGCAAAGTAGAAGATGCGATGCATGGGAATTATCTGTTTGGGATCCCCGACACTCATCCCTGCCATAACCAAACCACAAAGGAGATTGAACAGCTTAATGAGATCAAACTCTGGGGTGTAGCTTTGATGCCAAGCAAACCCCATGAAGGGACCGATACCCTGTTGTTGAAATTCTTGAAGTCGAAAAACTATGTAGTCCACGAGGCGTTGGAGAAGCTTCGGAAGACGTTGGCATGGCGGAAGGAATTCAAGGCTGATGAAATCCTGGAAGAGAATTTGGGTCCTGAATTCCAAAAAGTGGCTTACCTCAATACCGTAGACAAGGAAGGTCGCCCTGTCTTTTACCATGTTTATGGTGATTTGAAAGACAAGCCAATGCAGTATCTTGAAAAAATGAGATCAGAAGAGAATTCTGAAAAGTTTTTAAGATGGAGAGTTCAACAAATGGAGAAGTGCATCAAAGAACTCAACTTTGAACCCGGTGGAGCTGACTCATTGATTCAGGTAATAGATTGGAAGGACTTTCAAGGACCTCACACTAAGGAACTTCGTTCTGTTTATCGAAAATGTTGGACGTTGCTTGAAGAACATTATCCTGAGATCATCCATCAATATGTAAGATCAAAACATACACATACAAAtcaatatgtatacatattctTTGATTAACTCATCATATTTGTTTATTGCTAATTAATTACAGATAATTGTAAATGTTCCTTTACGGTACTATGTATCCCATTCGTTTTCTTCACGGTTGATAACTCACAAACCGAGTAACAAGATCATTTTTGCCAGACCAGGGAAAGTTACTGAGACTCTTCTCAGGTAAGAATAtgttatttttctctttattggTTCTACGTTACTTTCCGTTGTCATCTCatttgcttatatatatatgtgtgtgttttgtTTGGGAACGAAAAGATTCATATCTCCAGAAAATCTTCTCGTTGAATATGGAGGTCTCAAAAGAATCAACGATAACGAGTTTTCGTCGGAGCACAAAGTGTTTGAGCTTAATCTCAAAGCACATGCATCAACACATATTGAAATTCCAGCCCCCGAGGTACAAATAGAAAACCTAATGCAGCAAAATCGACGACTGcaattcaaattcatgttttgGGTTAATCTAACttcctttttttaatgaaatggtCAGGTTGGAGTGACAATAGTATGGGATGTAACAGTGGTGGAATGGGATGTAACATACAAAGAGGAGTTCATACCAGAGGATGAAGGATCATACCAGGTGTTGTTGCAAGACAAGGAAAAGAAAGGGGGGGAGACACTCTGTGTTAGGaattcatattatataaatgAAGCAGGGATGATCAGTATATTTATTCACAATCACATTAACAAGTGCAAGAAGGTTTTCTATAGATACAAAACCAAACCCACTGTTCCCACATACCTCTTGTATAAAACATAATACACTGTTAAATATAAAGTTCATTTGTTTAAATATGtcaattgaaaatattttgtagtTACACAAGTGTAATGAAACTTGAGTACTTAGAGATCAAACAAGGGTTAGCACCAAATTAAACTTTTCTTCATGCTTTAGCCCCAGATGTTAAATTCAATAGAGATTAGATcagataaaatattaaacaacaaACAGGGATGATTTTTCCctgtatttttcatttcataaaattcaaatccaagtTGGTGCAAGTACACTAGAATCTAAATGCAAATTACAAGCACATCACTACCTCTCTAAAACAAATGCAATCCTCTTTCTGAAAATGCAAAAGATGTCCTCGTATCCCTTTTTCCAGCTTAGTTTCAACAAATCAATATCTATTACCTTAGCATGGGTGTGAACTAAGAGATATCAAAATGCAAAACGGCTTCCCGTTCCGTCAAGAAAACGATCGGTATGCCAACCTTTAGCCTGTAGCTCATTCAGGAATGGAGTGAAAATGCTGTTCATCTTGTCGTAAGCATCTTGCAACATACTAGCACTTGGCTCATGGAAGGACTTCTCCATGCTTGTGGCGTACGCAGCAACTAGCCAACCTCTTAGTGCATCTTCTGCAGTAGCATTATGTTCTAACAACATGTCAGTCCATTTATTTCCATGACTCAAAACAAACTTCTCTTCCGGGAATGTTTCTTTCCATTCCTGAAGCTTTGAAGGCTTGACAACCTTGTGCAAAGCCCTTCCTACTTTCACATTTCCAGCATCTTCGATTAGCCGTCCAGGAAATAGGAGGTCTTCCCGGTATCTGAGATCAGCAGGGCTAGATACCTTTCCAGTCTGAGTGAGTTTAATTGGAAAATCAGACAGATGAATAACCTTTTCAGGCATGTAAAAGTCAGGGTTCATACCATACAAAACAAACCTTTAGAAAATCAGCCACAATCATGGCAGTCCTCTGAGGATTCAATGTATTAATTGGTGCAGCTCGCATTTCTTCGACGACACTAAACACATGAATGATGGAAAGAAGAGGCCCAGCAATCAACTGCAATTTCTTATTATTATCAGCAATCCAAATTGCCATGAAATGACAAACACGCGCAAAGTAAAAAGGACTCGAGAGGATAAAAAACAGAAAGGATTAGCATGCAAGTCCAAAAGTTGCAGTACCCTTATCTTGCTTCAATaacataactaaaataaatggCTGAAATCAGCACCAATATAATCTTAATACCTTCCCTTGCATTGATGAGCAAACAGTAGATGCCAAGTGAATCCCAACACCTAACCCAACCACGTTGAAAAGTGTTGATATGGCCTCTCCTTTTGCAAATAGGTCACTAAGATTCCCTTCTTTGGCAAATGAAGAATATATTGGTAATCTAGTTGCCCTTGCAGCAACCACTGCCATTCCCTTCACATAGGGAAGTAAAATTCAACAAAGTACAGTAGTATTTAACATGTAGCTAAATATGCTCATCTTAGAGTAAActgtaaaaggaaaattttagaagtaaAAGCAGAGTAATCACAAAGATTAATCACCTTTGCAAAATTACCGAGCCCTGCTACTTCGAGAAAAAGG
This region includes:
- the LOC105767738 gene encoding structural maintenance of chromosomes protein 1 translates to MPSLTSPGKILRLELENFKSYKGLQTIGPFSDFTAIIGPNGAGKSNLMDAISFVLGVRTGQLRGGQLRDLIYAFDDREKEQRGRRAFVRLVYQLAGGSELCFTRSITSTGGSEYRIDSSVVNVEEYNGKLRSLGILVKARNFLVFQGDVESIASKNPKELTGLLEQISGSESVKNKYEELEELKARAEEKSALIYQRKRTIVMERKQKKEQKEEAEKHFRLQDELKSLKKEHYLWQLHNIEKDIDKITDELDSEKKNREDVMHELEHFEAEAAKKKKEQAKYLKEIAQCEKRISERSIRVDKSQPELLKLNEEMARINSKIKSNRKELERKKEERRKHGDDIKELQKGIQDLTAKLEALNEKSRDGTGKLPLLDSQLTEYFQIKEDAGMKTAKLRDEKELLDRQQHTDIEAQKNLEENLQQLRNREQELEAQEDQMRTRLKKILDTSAKQKDELAELKKELREMQDRHQKSRSKHENLKSKIAEIENQLRELKADRHENERDARLSQAVETLKRLFQGVHGRMTDLCRPTQKKYNLAVTVAMGRFMDAVVVEDENTGKECIKYLKEQRLPPQTFIPLQSVRVKPIIERLRTLGGTAKLIFDVIQFDPALEKAVLFAVGNTLVCDDLEEAKVLSWTGERFKVVTVDGILLSKSGTMTGGTSGGMEARSNKWDDKKIEGLKKKKEQFESELEELGSIREMQLKESETSGRISGLEKKIQYADIEKKSIEDKLKNLKQEKKNIKDRIGHITPEIQKLKDVSDKRSKDIMKLEKRINEIVDRLFKSFSQSVGVANIREYEENQLKAAQNMAEERLSLSNQLAKLKYQLEYERKRDVDSRIKKLESSISSLENDLKLVHKKEAEVKLATEKASEDINRWKEEVKEWKSKSEDCEKEIQEWKKQASAATTSISKLNRQINSKETQINQLDEWKGEIIEKCDLEHIELPLIADPMETESSNGKEFDFSQLNRSLLQDRRPSDREKLEAEFKQKIDALVSEIERTAPNLKALDQYKTLQEKERDVTEEFELARKEEKQVADEYNSVKQKRYELFMDAFNHISSNIDRIYKQLTKSGTHPLGGTAYLNLENEDDPFLHGIKYTAMPPTKRFRDMEQLSGGEKTVAALALLFSIHSYKPSPFFILDEVDAALDNLNVAKVAGFIRSKSCDGARTTQDSEIGSGFQSIVISLKDSFYDKAEALVGVYRDSERSCSRTLTFDLTKYRES
- the LOC105767760 gene encoding protein root UVB sensitive 2, chloroplastic; the encoded protein is MNLLDKLKRHTKTEPGEVKAPQVQVPVYWLETSDTVSRRYEFEPDGYLSVKVVNDSRPVYHRVVESFLNKFFPSGYPYSVNEGYLRYTQFRALQHMTSAALSVLSTQSLLFAAGLRPTPAQATAVSWILKDGMQHMGKLICSNLGARMDSEPKRWRILADVLYDLGTGLEVLSPLCPHLFLEVAGLGNFAKGMAVVAARATRLPIYSSFAKEGNLSDLFAKGEAISTLFNVVGLGVGIHLASTVCSSMQGKLIAGPLLSIIHVFSVVEEMRAAPINTLNPQRTAMIVADFLKTGKVSSPADLRYREDLLFPGRLIEDAGNVKVGRALHKVVKPSKLQEWKETFPEEKFVLSHGNKWTDMLLEHNATAEDALRGWLVAAYATSMEKSFHEPSASMLQDAYDKMNSIFTPFLNELQAKGWHTDRFLDGTGSRFAF
- the LOC105767749 gene encoding patellin-4, with the translated sequence MELRIHEGNEKEHEENYEEPLLDHEDEKLIKRALIDFKCKVEDAMHGNYLFGIPDTHPCHNQTTKEIEQLNEIKLWGVALMPSKPHEGTDTLLLKFLKSKNYVVHEALEKLRKTLAWRKEFKADEILEENLGPEFQKVAYLNTVDKEGRPVFYHVYGDLKDKPMQYLEKMRSEENSEKFLRWRVQQMEKCIKELNFEPGGADSLIQVIDWKDFQGPHTKELRSVYRKCWTLLEEHYPEIIHQYIIVNVPLRYYVSHSFSSRLITHKPSNKIIFARPGKVTETLLRFISPENLLVEYGGLKRINDNEFSSEHKVFELNLKAHASTHIEIPAPEVGVTIVWDVTVVEWDVTYKEEFIPEDEGSYQVLLQDKEKKGGETLCVRNSYYINEAGMISIFIHNHINKCKKVFYRYKTKPTVPTYLLYKT